In Saccharicrinis carchari, one genomic interval encodes:
- a CDS encoding Ig-like domain-containing protein has protein sequence MKKLFTLFFILTIAISAWGQAYNAGYPKIENIDTGTATVITNLTVAGYYTTFIILEDGAATPSIQNVIDWSLDGNAGSLPLGTWGEIAVVGRGAANSDKTFNVTGLTSNTNYVLYCVTTDDSYSVANAIETSGPTAIPFTTLAAAPQWAASYPNLQNQNKTAIEVIGQVDLGGNCHVVVTDNATPPTQAQIAAGQDHTGAAASIANTNNVIIANTEFSVNLDISTLISETQYYVYAVSEEGTGNFSGVEQMTFTTLDTQAPTYNATYPSMSDVAGTSAALNVSINEAGQFYWVVLPQGDAAPTAAQVKLGQEASGSPATFSGNAALFINTPVQATITGLSYGTAYNTYLVSADNNGNDIETGAATVRAFTTLEAPPTITNLSPADNVTDVAVSQDLQVTFNENIVIGTSGYFTIHENGLPNLAYPYNSGNVSITANTLTITHPAFNHATDYHITIDAGFVKSLATDVDFEGISSATDWNFSTIIADPQWNSGFPTIDPPTKTDVVVNGQVDKDGTYYLVLTQSGTAPSVAQIQAGQDENGVTMSISATGVATANTTFSPSLDITSLSSETQYWVHLVAEDGAGNFSTVASPSFATQDTQAPTYNTPPAVEILDGTSIYLNVEINEDGEFYYVVLPSTETAPSITQVKLGHGADNIPVPAPLSGNYPLFTDDLISAPVFGLAYSTSYIVYIVSTDNNENDIEETDATAVPFSTPGPPPAVTSYLPLQNATDVPIGQSLQLTFDENIQFVAGSLGRISILRSIDDSEFVSYSINNQNISISGPTLTINHLSFAENTSYYVTIDDGFIESVATGGDFEGFSGPTDWTFTTEILPAQWADGFPTIDIPTKTSVIVNGQVDKSGTYYMVVTQSANAPSAAQVKAGQDETGAAALVVTSDVSTADVPFNPALDISALATQTPYYVYVVAETTPDKFSTVEQLTFTTVQTSWADTYPNIQNQTKTDMDVLGQVDAAGAYHLVVTESATAPTEAQIIAGENELGNPALLPTTATVTAYTEFIANLDLSGLSSLTEYWVHIMVVDEFGNYTSIETLPFTQEDTEAPVYVAPTPNVTNITGTGATVEVIINEPGRVYYVILLASEQAPSIDQVLAGTDASGQAVVNSGNRNLAADDVVQITYDTYTSETSYVAYIVTHDNSDNYIETIIPTPVPFTTADTSAPVATFDPAHMSVDVLLNKTITVTLSEEVYNAAQELITNGNVGSVVSLRENNAAGLEVPATITYDEINFIITIDPTSDLKELQLYNINLLALRDSTGNTLNAQNSLFTTQDVTPPVTAFLSPQNTEEDFPIDATLTIGFNEAIQNLDGSAISNLDLQTLISFSPSFSFSASINAEANSITITPDVDLAQNTAYTITVNEVEDVYGNQQSSPASANFTTDAYQIWNGSAGSTYSDPLNWTGSGNSIIIPRSATNQPVLESPSITTVHNVSVEAGASLTIAPTGNLNVTKSLVLKSSVDPAIGNANLLNNGTLTTTGAQINVEQAIRGNLEGVYISSPVSGATQDNTGISHSIYRRNASTASWETLSSTEVLQAGNGYLAYGNAGDIINFNGAINNNDVGPVIAVRTESPNNYGWNLTGNPFPCSIDWEAITLNNIRDRFYILNNDDGLYGVYNGNNGGTATYVNVNSDEPSHIPSCHSFWTQVEIGQTIGDITIPKSARVNSHYTYLKNAKAISGQQIRFAGINSENIKDEILISFDANASDEVDSYDAEKRFSSNKKVVQFYVMQSSEKLAISTYSNYEAGRSIELGYKVGQSGEYNLALIEMLNTEENVIVKVEDKFNGTLQTMALNDTYLFTSEAGTFENRFVVHITPTISTKVNPVSDNYPINIYSAGSYIYIKTPELTKPYYQAYNTSGRLVQSGIIQAGSNNKIYTEYEGLLLIKIISNEKTISQKVFVKN, from the coding sequence ATGAAGAAGCTTTTTACTTTATTTTTTATTCTTACCATAGCGATTAGTGCCTGGGGACAGGCTTATAATGCTGGTTATCCAAAAATAGAAAACATTGACACTGGCACGGCTACTGTCATCACAAACCTTACTGTTGCAGGATACTATACCACCTTTATCATTTTAGAAGACGGAGCGGCCACCCCTAGCATTCAAAATGTTATTGACTGGTCTCTGGATGGAAATGCTGGCAGTCTGCCATTAGGAACATGGGGGGAAATCGCTGTTGTTGGTCGAGGTGCGGCCAATAGCGATAAAACTTTTAATGTAACAGGCCTTACTTCCAACACCAACTATGTTTTATACTGTGTTACAACAGATGATTCTTATAGTGTCGCTAATGCAATTGAAACATCCGGCCCTACCGCTATACCTTTCACCACCCTAGCAGCTGCGCCTCAATGGGCGGCTAGCTACCCCAATCTGCAAAACCAAAACAAAACAGCCATCGAGGTTATTGGTCAGGTTGATCTGGGGGGTAATTGCCACGTAGTGGTTACCGATAACGCCACCCCCCCCACCCAGGCGCAAATTGCCGCGGGACAGGATCATACCGGGGCGGCGGCAAGCATCGCCAACACCAATAATGTTATTATTGCCAATACGGAGTTCAGTGTAAACCTGGATATCTCAACGCTCATTTCCGAAACACAATACTATGTTTATGCGGTAAGCGAAGAAGGAACAGGCAACTTTTCCGGCGTGGAGCAGATGACCTTTACCACCTTAGACACGCAAGCACCCACTTACAATGCCACGTACCCATCGATGAGCGACGTAGCAGGAACAAGTGCGGCGCTGAATGTTTCTATCAATGAGGCCGGGCAGTTTTATTGGGTAGTCTTACCCCAGGGTGACGCTGCACCTACAGCAGCACAAGTTAAATTGGGGCAAGAAGCCAGTGGCAGTCCTGCCACATTTAGTGGCAACGCAGCACTATTCATTAACACACCCGTACAAGCAACAATTACAGGTCTTTCGTACGGAACGGCGTACAATACTTATCTTGTTTCTGCCGATAACAACGGAAACGACATTGAAACAGGCGCCGCCACCGTCAGAGCTTTTACCACCCTGGAAGCACCACCTACCATCACCAACCTTTCACCTGCCGATAACGTTACGGATGTTGCTGTTAGTCAGGACTTGCAAGTTACGTTTAACGAGAATATTGTTATTGGGACGTCTGGATATTTCACTATTCACGAGAATGGCTTACCTAATTTAGCCTATCCCTACAATAGTGGTAACGTTAGCATTACAGCAAACACCCTTACCATTACCCACCCCGCATTTAACCATGCCACTGACTACCACATCACCATCGATGCCGGCTTTGTGAAGTCGTTGGCTACAGATGTCGATTTTGAAGGCATCAGCAGCGCTACCGACTGGAACTTTAGCACTATTATTGCCGACCCACAATGGAACTCCGGCTTCCCAACCATCGACCCACCCACAAAAACAGATGTAGTGGTAAATGGCCAGGTGGACAAAGACGGCACCTATTATCTGGTGCTGACCCAAAGCGGCACCGCTCCTTCCGTGGCCCAAATACAAGCCGGGCAGGACGAAAATGGAGTCACCATGTCCATTTCGGCAACGGGTGTAGCTACAGCCAACACTACTTTTAGCCCGTCGTTGGATATTACGAGCCTCAGCTCCGAAACACAGTATTGGGTACATTTAGTTGCCGAGGACGGTGCGGGCAACTTTTCCACTGTTGCATCGCCTAGCTTTGCCACACAGGACACGCAGGCACCAACTTACAACACACCTCCCGCCGTTGAAATCTTAGACGGAACATCTATTTATCTCAATGTTGAAATAAACGAAGATGGAGAGTTTTATTATGTCGTGTTGCCATCTACTGAAACTGCACCGTCCATTACACAGGTTAAATTAGGGCATGGGGCTGACAACATTCCGGTTCCGGCACCTCTTTCAGGTAACTATCCATTGTTCACGGATGATCTAATCTCTGCCCCGGTTTTTGGCCTTGCATACAGCACGAGCTATATTGTTTACATCGTTTCCACCGACAACAACGAAAACGACATTGAAGAAACAGATGCCACAGCCGTACCATTTTCCACACCCGGCCCGCCACCGGCCGTCACAAGCTATTTGCCTCTGCAAAACGCCACCGACGTGCCCATTGGTCAAAGCCTGCAATTGACTTTTGACGAGAACATACAGTTTGTGGCAGGATCCTTGGGCAGGATATCTATTTTGCGTAGTATTGATGATTCCGAATTTGTATCTTACAGTATTAATAACCAAAATATTTCCATTTCAGGCCCTACCCTCACCATCAACCACTTGTCTTTCGCCGAAAACACGTCCTACTACGTCACTATCGATGATGGTTTTATAGAATCAGTAGCTACGGGGGGCGACTTCGAAGGTTTCTCCGGACCAACGGATTGGACCTTCACCACTGAAATATTGCCTGCACAATGGGCAGATGGTTTCCCAACTATTGACATACCTACAAAAACATCAGTGATAGTGAATGGTCAGGTAGATAAGTCGGGCACTTATTACATGGTTGTTACGCAAAGTGCAAATGCTCCTTCGGCAGCGCAAGTAAAGGCGGGCCAAGACGAAACAGGAGCGGCTGCTTTGGTAGTTACAAGCGATGTGTCAACCGCAGACGTACCTTTTAACCCGGCATTGGACATATCGGCTTTGGCCACACAAACACCCTACTATGTATATGTAGTGGCGGAAACAACACCCGATAAGTTTTCTACGGTTGAGCAACTTACTTTTACCACGGTACAAACATCGTGGGCAGATACTTATCCAAATATTCAAAACCAGACCAAAACCGATATGGATGTGCTTGGTCAGGTAGATGCAGCTGGTGCTTACCATTTGGTTGTGACTGAAAGTGCCACAGCGCCAACCGAGGCACAAATTATTGCCGGAGAAAATGAACTTGGAAACCCGGCCCTGCTGCCAACAACAGCAACAGTTACGGCCTACACCGAATTCATAGCCAACTTGGATTTATCAGGCTTAAGCTCACTGACCGAATATTGGGTACATATTATGGTGGTGGATGAATTTGGAAACTACACTTCTATTGAAACGCTACCATTTACCCAGGAAGATACGGAAGCTCCCGTTTATGTTGCTCCCACGCCCAACGTAACCAACATTACCGGTACAGGTGCCACGGTAGAAGTAATTATCAACGAACCGGGCAGGGTGTATTACGTGATTTTGCTGGCATCGGAACAGGCTCCGTCCATTGATCAGGTATTGGCCGGCACGGATGCCAGCGGTCAGGCTGTTGTTAATTCTGGCAACAGAAACCTTGCTGCTGATGATGTAGTACAGATAACGTACGACACCTACACCTCCGAAACCAGCTATGTAGCCTATATTGTAACCCACGACAACAGCGATAACTATATTGAAACGATTATTCCAACCCCCGTACCCTTTACCACCGCGGACACTTCCGCTCCTGTGGCCACTTTTGACCCGGCTCACATGTCGGTGGATGTTCTATTGAACAAAACCATTACTGTTACCTTGAGCGAAGAGGTATATAATGCAGCCCAGGAGTTGATTACCAATGGCAACGTGGGCTCTGTTGTGAGCCTGCGCGAAAACAACGCAGCCGGCCTAGAAGTACCGGCAACTATTACTTATGATGAAATTAATTTTATCATCACAATAGACCCTACCTCTGATTTAAAAGAGTTGCAATTGTATAATATTAACCTGCTCGCTTTGCGCGATTCAACGGGAAATACATTAAATGCACAGAATTCCCTATTTACCACGCAAGATGTTACGCCGCCGGTAACAGCGTTTTTAAGTCCGCAAAATACGGAGGAAGATTTCCCTATTGACGCAACTTTAACCATTGGCTTTAACGAAGCCATCCAAAATTTAGACGGTTCTGCTATTAGCAATTTAGATTTGCAAACGCTAATTAGTTTTTCGCCAAGCTTTAGCTTTTCGGCCAGTATAAATGCCGAGGCGAATAGTATTACCATAACACCGGACGTGGACTTAGCACAGAACACTGCTTACACGATTACAGTAAATGAAGTTGAAGATGTGTATGGAAACCAGCAATCGTCACCTGCATCAGCCAACTTTACAACAGATGCATATCAGATTTGGAACGGGTCGGCAGGTTCGACTTATAGTGACCCTCTTAATTGGACTGGCTCAGGAAATAGTATCATTATCCCTCGCTCAGCAACAAATCAACCTGTTTTAGAGAGTCCTTCCATAACAACAGTACACAACGTTTCTGTTGAAGCTGGTGCATCACTCACTATTGCACCAACTGGGAACCTTAACGTCACCAAATCGCTCGTACTCAAATCGTCTGTCGATCCTGCTATTGGGAATGCCAACCTATTAAACAACGGCACTTTAACAACAACAGGAGCTCAAATTAACGTGGAACAAGCTATACGTGGTAATTTGGAAGGCGTTTACATTTCGAGCCCGGTTAGCGGGGCAACTCAAGACAACACGGGCATATCCCACAGCATATACCGTAGAAACGCATCTACTGCGTCCTGGGAAACACTTTCCTCGACAGAAGTATTACAAGCGGGCAATGGTTATTTGGCCTATGGAAACGCAGGTGATATCATTAACTTTAACGGTGCCATTAATAATAATGACGTTGGACCTGTTATTGCTGTGCGTACCGAATCTCCAAATAATTATGGATGGAATTTAACTGGCAATCCTTTCCCGTGCAGCATTGATTGGGAAGCCATTACATTAAATAATATTCGGGATAGGTTTTACATTTTAAATAATGACGATGGTCTTTATGGAGTTTACAATGGTAACAACGGAGGTACGGCGACCTATGTAAATGTTAATTCCGATGAACCAAGTCACATTCCATCCTGTCATTCTTTTTGGACTCAGGTTGAGATTGGCCAGACTATTGGCGACATAACTATACCCAAAAGTGCACGAGTAAATTCTCATTATACCTATTTAAAAAATGCAAAAGCCATTTCCGGTCAGCAGATAAGGTTTGCCGGAATAAACTCGGAAAATATTAAGGATGAAATTCTAATTTCCTTTGATGCCAATGCAAGCGATGAGGTGGATTCATACGATGCCGAAAAACGTTTCTCGAGCAATAAAAAAGTAGTGCAATTTTACGTTATGCAGTCATCCGAAAAATTAGCCATCAGTACTTATAGCAACTACGAAGCAGGCCGGTCTATTGAGCTGGGATACAAGGTGGGACAATCAGGCGAGTATAATTTGGCATTAATTGAAATGCTCAATACTGAAGAAAATGTTATCGTAAAAGTTGAAGATAAATTCAATGGAACCCTTCAAACCATGGCTTTAAACGATACGTATTTATTTACAAGCGAAGCCGGCACTTTTGAAAATAGATTTGTGGTACATATCACGCCAACTATTTCGACAAAGGTAAATCCGGTATCGGATAATTATCCAATCAACATATATAGTGCCGGCTCCTATATTTATATTAAAACCCCGGAATTGACAAAGCCCTATTATCAAGCATACAATACCTCGGGCAGATTGGTACAATCAGGAATAATACAAGCGGGCAGTAACAATAAAATATACACGGAATACGAAGGTTTGTTATTGATAAAAATTATCTCAAATGAAAAAACGATAAGCCAAAAAGTTTTTGTAAAAAATTAG
- a CDS encoding class I SAM-dependent methyltransferase produces the protein MKTEADPLGSACRDYLAGEKNAEIIVESNLVEDDVIPVEYLFRSFNQMPELEKMALTLSTGRILDVGAGAGTHALHLQQSNKQVYANEISAAACEVMRQRDVKNILQQDFYTLPEDIKYDTILMLMNGIGIAQETANLKKFFAKVKALLAPNGCLLVDSSDLRYLFEEDDGSLLINLNEDYYGEIHYRMKYKDIQGNSFKWLFIDDALLKYYAAQNGFMMEKIADGHHYDYLCKLTVK, from the coding sequence TTGAAAACAGAAGCCGATCCTTTAGGCAGCGCTTGTCGCGATTATTTAGCCGGAGAAAAAAATGCAGAGATAATTGTGGAATCGAACCTGGTGGAAGACGACGTTATTCCGGTGGAATATCTTTTTAGGTCGTTTAACCAAATGCCCGAACTCGAAAAAATGGCACTCACCCTAAGCACAGGGCGTATACTGGATGTGGGCGCCGGAGCCGGAACGCATGCGCTGCATCTTCAGCAAAGCAATAAACAGGTGTATGCCAACGAAATAAGTGCTGCTGCATGCGAGGTAATGCGCCAACGCGACGTGAAAAATATATTGCAGCAAGATTTTTACACGCTGCCCGAAGATATAAAGTACGACACCATACTAATGCTGATGAACGGGATAGGAATAGCACAGGAAACCGCCAACCTTAAAAAATTCTTTGCCAAAGTAAAAGCATTGTTGGCACCCAATGGCTGTCTGCTTGTTGATAGCTCCGATTTACGGTATCTTTTTGAAGAGGACGATGGTAGCCTGCTTATCAACCTAAACGAAGATTATTATGGCGAGATACATTACCGCATGAAATACAAGGACATACAAGGAAATTCATTTAAATGGCTCTTTATTGACGACGCACTGTTGAAGTATTATGCAGCGCAAAATGGTTTTATGATGGAGAAAATAGCCGATGGACATCATTACGATTACCTGTGCAAGCTTACAGTTAAATAA
- a CDS encoding C-GCAxxG-C-C family (seleno)protein: MKTKIAEQLFHGAEGYNCAQAILKTFQKEFEVDEQAIVAAARNGGGRAEGGLCGALYAAHQLLGDNPLQQKIDMDFIAKGSSVRCREIRTERRLSCKQCVSLAAQNLQGMLGT, translated from the coding sequence GTGAAAACAAAAATTGCAGAACAACTATTCCATGGTGCCGAAGGGTACAATTGTGCTCAGGCTATTCTTAAGACTTTTCAAAAGGAATTTGAGGTAGATGAACAGGCTATTGTTGCAGCTGCCCGTAATGGCGGTGGAAGAGCGGAAGGTGGTCTTTGTGGCGCCTTGTATGCGGCTCATCAGTTGTTAGGCGATAATCCGTTGCAACAAAAAATAGACATGGATTTTATTGCTAAAGGCAGCAGTGTAAGGTGTAGAGAAATACGAACGGAACGCCGCTTGAGCTGCAAGCAATGTGTAAGTCTGGCAGCGCAAAATTTGCAGGGTATGCTGGGGACATAA
- the rlmD gene encoding 23S rRNA (uracil(1939)-C(5))-methyltransferase RlmD, which yields MGRSRKRKPLFEQVEITDVAAEGKALARIDEKVLFVQHAVPGDIVDVQVNKKRKNYYEGYVTQYHKKSEIRIAPFCSHFGICGGCKWQPLPYSEQLKYKQREVASNLQRIGKVELPEISSIIPSKKTQFYRNKLEYTFSNKRWLESDEMQLEEDSLERNGLGFHIPRMFDKVVDIKKCYLQEEPSNSIRLAIRKYALENGLSFFDIRKQVGFLRTLIIRTTSSGEVMVIVAFYHEDVEKREGLLNHLKTQFPQLTSLMYVINEKANDTIADQDIICFSGRDYIEEEMEGLKFRIGPKSFYQTNSEQAHELYKITRDFAGLTGNEVVYDLYTGTGTIANFVAGKAQKVVGIEYIPEAIEDAKVNSANNNIANTHFYAGDMKDILNEDFIAENGRPDVIIVDPPRAGMHEDVVKTILKTSAPKIVYVSCNPATQARDLNILNEKYSVTQIQPVDMFPHTHHVENVVCLERK from the coding sequence GTGGGAAGATCAAGGAAACGAAAACCGCTTTTTGAGCAGGTAGAAATTACAGATGTGGCCGCCGAAGGGAAGGCATTGGCCAGGATTGACGAAAAAGTGCTATTTGTGCAACATGCCGTACCCGGCGACATCGTAGATGTACAAGTAAACAAAAAGCGCAAAAACTATTACGAGGGCTACGTAACCCAATACCATAAAAAGTCGGAGATTAGGATAGCACCTTTTTGTTCGCATTTTGGTATTTGCGGCGGCTGTAAGTGGCAGCCTCTGCCCTATTCCGAGCAATTAAAATACAAGCAGCGCGAAGTGGCCAGTAACCTGCAACGCATTGGTAAAGTGGAGCTGCCCGAAATAAGCAGCATTATCCCTTCAAAAAAAACACAGTTTTACCGAAACAAACTGGAATATACTTTCTCGAACAAACGCTGGTTAGAATCCGACGAAATGCAGCTCGAAGAAGATTCCCTGGAGCGTAACGGTTTGGGTTTCCATATCCCCCGCATGTTCGATAAGGTGGTTGATATTAAAAAATGTTACCTGCAGGAAGAACCCTCAAATAGCATCCGCCTGGCCATCAGAAAATATGCCTTAGAAAATGGGCTTTCTTTTTTCGACATACGAAAGCAAGTGGGTTTTTTACGTACCCTCATTATACGTACCACTTCAAGCGGCGAGGTAATGGTTATCGTAGCTTTTTACCACGAAGATGTAGAGAAGAGGGAAGGCCTGCTGAATCATCTGAAAACGCAGTTTCCGCAGCTAACTTCATTAATGTATGTGATTAACGAAAAAGCCAATGACACCATTGCCGATCAGGATATTATCTGTTTTAGTGGTCGCGATTACATTGAGGAAGAAATGGAAGGTTTAAAATTCAGGATAGGCCCTAAGTCCTTTTACCAAACCAACTCGGAACAAGCTCATGAGCTGTATAAAATAACGCGCGATTTTGCCGGCCTCACGGGTAACGAAGTAGTGTACGACCTATATACGGGTACCGGAACCATTGCTAACTTTGTGGCCGGAAAAGCACAAAAAGTAGTGGGCATAGAGTATATTCCTGAGGCCATTGAAGATGCCAAAGTAAACTCGGCCAATAACAACATTGCCAACACCCATTTTTATGCCGGCGATATGAAGGATATCCTGAACGAGGATTTTATAGCGGAAAATGGACGGCCCGATGTAATTATTGTGGATCCACCACGCGCAGGAATGCACGAAGACGTGGTGAAAACCATCTTAAAAACTTCAGCTCCAAAAATTGTATATGTGAGTTGTAACCCGGCTACACAGGCACGCGATTTAAATATATTGAACGAAAAATATAGCGTAACACAAATTCAGCCTGTAGATATGTTTCCGCATACCCACCATGTTGAAAATGTAGTGTGCCTGGAGAGGAAGTAG
- a CDS encoding DEAD/DEAH box helicase, translating to MENFKQLGVKDNFVKAISELNIIQPTEIQNQVIPLLLQGNTDLVAQAQTGTGKTAAFGLPLLHRIVAKSKEVQGLILCPTRELGQQIAKQLFKFTKYSDKIFVESVFGGVQIEPQISALRRPTHIVVATPGRLIDLVKRKAVDLRKVKTVILDEADEMLSMGFKKELDEILTMLPAIESKWLFSATMPDGIQKIVKRHLSGQAIKIEINKKRQVNRNIDHQFLICEEKEKLHILIQMLNADPKARGVVFCKTKSAAQTLAKQLQAKNIAADAIQGDLKQVERDKVMRAFKKENLRILVATDLAARGIDIEALAFVVHYQLPDKDEYYTHRSGRTARAGNRGISLALITSPEIKQIRWFEKTLGISFKQIRRSK from the coding sequence ATGGAAAACTTTAAACAATTAGGTGTTAAAGATAATTTTGTAAAAGCCATCAGCGAGCTCAATATTATCCAACCTACCGAAATACAAAATCAGGTCATCCCTTTATTGCTTCAAGGTAACACTGATCTGGTGGCACAAGCACAAACCGGCACAGGAAAAACCGCCGCCTTCGGCCTGCCTTTATTGCATCGCATCGTAGCTAAAAGCAAAGAGGTACAAGGCCTTATTCTTTGCCCAACACGCGAACTGGGGCAGCAGATTGCAAAGCAACTGTTCAAGTTTACCAAGTATTCCGATAAGATATTTGTGGAATCCGTTTTTGGTGGAGTACAAATAGAACCGCAGATAAGTGCTCTTCGTCGTCCAACGCATATTGTGGTAGCTACACCCGGCCGTTTGATTGATTTGGTAAAACGTAAAGCCGTTGACCTGCGTAAGGTAAAAACAGTTATTCTGGACGAAGCCGATGAGATGCTGAGTATGGGTTTTAAAAAGGAGCTGGACGAAATATTAACTATGCTACCGGCTATTGAGAGCAAATGGTTGTTTTCGGCCACCATGCCCGATGGCATACAAAAAATAGTAAAACGCCATCTCTCCGGCCAGGCAATTAAAATAGAGATCAACAAAAAACGGCAGGTAAACCGCAATATCGATCATCAATTTTTAATATGCGAAGAAAAGGAGAAGCTGCACATATTGATTCAGATGCTCAATGCCGATCCCAAAGCGCGTGGCGTAGTGTTTTGCAAAACCAAATCAGCAGCACAGACCTTAGCCAAACAGCTGCAAGCTAAAAACATTGCAGCAGATGCCATACAGGGCGACCTGAAACAGGTGGAGCGAGATAAGGTGATGCGTGCCTTTAAAAAGGAAAATCTCCGTATTTTGGTGGCTACCGATTTAGCTGCCCGCGGCATTGACATCGAAGCCCTCGCCTTTGTAGTGCATTACCAGTTGCCCGATAAAGACGAGTATTACACGCACCGGAGCGGACGGACAGCACGTGCCGGTAACCGAGGCATATCCCTTGCCCTGATTACTTCGCCCGAAATAAAACAGATTCGCTGGTTCGAGAAAACACTGGGCATCAGCTTTAAGCAGATAAGAAGATCGAAGTAA